A genomic window from Halogeometricum borinquense DSM 11551 includes:
- a CDS encoding COG1470 family protein — protein sequence MKRRHNLLLVALVVLSAIPAAAAVPAVDSGNTAAAAAENTSAAAAQEKTKANYTRLFIDAEDSYRDAKPGETLEYTVTVKNGEEESVEVNPHLVTTPMSEYPMEKKWVSIDGPSSIDAGETAKYTVSVEIPEDVETADYRGRVAFTDETVTYPGRPARPIHSTHISADVWREPTVKILSDTYVNGQVKAGDSFTREVVIENTGDSAVPLSPEVKTERRHCRGHCPNKLNPSWIDIDSPSQVAAGEKATVSVTVSPPENADRGRYDTEINLGLKDPNREEGNDYWQRIDANFVVWTQPSEPFETSFQVSDETDNLSLTLMPERYNADNSDEVSFDVEFVSPDGEVVNAERVRVTDSGHVDLGDRRSPRASQQDGEYAVRSGGQEFVYRVDEPAAGEWTLRVMPENTMSFQYDLTREEASEEATNEPADETANETSD from the coding sequence ATGAAACGACGACACAATTTACTGTTAGTCGCACTGGTTGTACTGAGTGCGATTCCCGCAGCGGCCGCCGTTCCGGCTGTTGACAGCGGGAATACAGCGGCCGCCGCCGCGGAGAACACATCGGCGGCCGCCGCACAGGAGAAAACGAAAGCTAACTACACCCGACTGTTCATCGACGCCGAGGACAGTTACCGGGATGCCAAGCCCGGCGAGACCCTCGAATACACGGTCACCGTGAAAAACGGAGAAGAGGAGTCCGTCGAGGTCAACCCGCACCTGGTCACCACGCCGATGTCGGAGTACCCGATGGAGAAAAAGTGGGTCAGCATCGACGGTCCCTCCAGCATCGACGCCGGTGAGACGGCCAAGTACACCGTCAGCGTCGAGATTCCCGAGGACGTGGAAACAGCTGACTACCGCGGTCGCGTCGCGTTCACCGACGAGACGGTGACGTATCCGGGCCGTCCGGCTCGACCGATCCACTCGACCCACATCTCCGCCGATGTCTGGCGTGAACCGACGGTGAAGATTCTGTCCGACACCTACGTCAACGGCCAGGTCAAGGCCGGCGACAGCTTCACCCGCGAAGTCGTCATCGAGAACACCGGTGACAGCGCTGTCCCCCTGAGCCCGGAAGTGAAGACCGAGCGTCGTCACTGCAGAGGCCACTGCCCGAACAAACTGAACCCCTCGTGGATCGACATCGATAGTCCGAGCCAAGTCGCAGCCGGTGAGAAGGCGACCGTCTCGGTCACGGTTTCGCCGCCCGAGAACGCAGACCGCGGTCGCTACGACACTGAGATCAACCTGGGTCTGAAAGATCCGAACCGCGAGGAAGGCAATGATTACTGGCAGCGCATCGACGCGAACTTCGTCGTCTGGACGCAGCCCTCGGAGCCGTTCGAGACCAGCTTCCAGGTGAGTGACGAGACCGACAACCTGTCGCTGACGCTGATGCCGGAACGCTACAACGCAGATAACAGCGACGAAGTGAGCTTCGACGTGGAGTTCGTTTCGCCCGACGGTGAAGTCGTCAACGCCGAGCGCGTCCGTGTCACCGACAGCGGACACGTTGACCTCGGCGACCGTCGCTCTCCGCGTGCCTCTCAGCAAGACGGTGAATACGCCGTCCGAAGCGGTGGCCAAGAGTTCGTCTACCGCGTTGACGAACCGGCGGCCGGCGAGTGGACGCTCCGCGTCATGCCGGAGAACACCATGAGCTTCCAGTATGACCTGACGCGAGAGGAAGCGTCCGAGGAAGCGACCAACGAACCGGCCGACGAGACGGCCAACGAGACGAGCGACTAA